The DNA region CTCCCCAGGGCCCGGCCATGGGCGAGCCTCTGGAGTTCACGGAAAAGCCCTTCTGCCGTATCGACAAGAACTCCTACACCGTGCGCAGCGAAACTTACGGCATGGTGCAGTTCGTCAAGAACTTGCTGAGCATCAAGCCGGCCTTCACCGTGCAGGAGAACGGCCTGGCCCTGGTGGCGGACATCTTCGCCCAGGACAACGAGGGCCGGCCGTTCACGGCCGCGCGCTACCGGGACATATTCGCCATGCTCGACTTCGTGGAGGGCTTTGACGAGCACGCCGTGGACCAGGCCATCGCCAGCGCCAAGGAAACCGGCGCGGCCCAGCGCATGAGCACCGTATGCCGCGGCCGCAAACCCGTGCATGGCATCGACGGCTGGTTCGAGATGCTCTACCAGGACGAGCGCAGCGCCGTGGGCTCCCAGTCCAAGGACGGCTCCATCGACTTCCGGGAGCGCGGCGTGGTCCGCTCCGTCAAACAGAACGAGCTCATCGGCATACTGCATCCGCCCGTGCCCGGCACGCCCGGCCGGGATATCTTCGGCCGCATCGTCCCGGCCTCGGACGGCCGCCCCTTCGACCTTGTCTGCGAGGAAAACGTGGCCGTGCTGGAGGACGGCAAGACCTATTACGCCACGCTGGAGGGCATGGTCTTTCTGCACGGCAACCAGCTCAACGTAACCGACGTGTACAAGACCAAGGGCGACGTGAACCTGACCACGGGCAACCTCTCCCTCGAAAAAGGCTCCCTCTACGTCTCAGGCTCCATCCTCACCGGGTTCAATGTCTACTCCCCGGCCAACGTCTATGTGGAGGAGGTGGTGGAGAGCGCCAACGTCAAGGCGGAAGGCTCCGTGGAGGTCAAAGGCGGCATCATCATGGACGGCGGAGGCCAGGTGCGTGCAGGACAGAACATCTCGGCCCTGTTCATGAAGAACGCCAACGTCGTTGCGGACGGCAACGTGATCGTGAAGCACGAGATCTCCACCTCCGAGGCGCGCGCAGACGGCAAGGTCATCGCCATGGCCGGGCGCGGCAAGGTGTTTGGATCGCAAATCCATTGCGGCGAAGGAATGGAGGTGCAGGAGTTGGGCAACGAAGCCGGCGTGGAGACCATTGTCCATCTGGGCCGGCAGCTGCAGCTCGACCCGGCCCTGATTGCACGGAAAAAGGAGCTTACTTCCCTGCTGGACAAGATTTACGACAAGCTCGGCTCTGATTCGCCCAAGGCCATTATGCAGCGGACCAGACCTGATCTGCGCGAGTCCGTCAAAAAAATTCTGCAGACGCGCATTCAGGCAGCGAAGGAGCTTGCGGAAATCACCAACGCCATCCGCGAGGAACGCGCCAGGCAGCGCCGGGACACCCAGGCGCAGATCAAGGTCCACAAGCTCGCCTACCCGGGCGTGATTATCCACGGCTACGGCTCGCGGCTCGACATCACCGAAGCGACGGCCGCCTGCCGCATCTACTTCGACCAGTCCGAAAACATGCTCGTCATCGGCACCTTATGATTTTTCCTGGCAGAACCCCGCCGGTTTGACCTCCTGCGTTGAATGCAGTATGAGCGCCTGTCTGCTTCAGTCATCGAATCGAATCGATTCAACTTGATTCAACAACGCAACCACACCTCCATTAAGAGAGCGTTCCACTATGTTCAACGATAAGAAAGTTGTCGTGGTCATGCCGGCCTACAACGCCGAACTGACCATCGAAAAGACCCACGCCGAATGTATGGCGCAAGGCGTTGTCGACCAGGTCATCGTGGTCGACGACTGCAGCAAGGACGCCACCGTCTCCGTTGCCAACAACCTCAAGGACACGCTGGTCCACAAGCACGAAACCAACAAGGGCTACGGCGGCAACCAGAAATCCTGCTACCGCCTGGCGCTGGAGCATGACGCGGACATCGTGATCATGGTCCACCCGGACTACCAGTACACGCCCAAGCTCATCCCGGCCATGACCACGCTCATCGGCAACGATCTCTACGATTGCGTGCTCGCCTCCCGCATCCTGGGCGGCTACGCCCTGCGCGGCGGCATGCCCATGTACAAGTACGTGGCCAACCGCGCCCTGACCTTCATGGAGAACGTGCTCGTGGGCGCCAAGCTCTCCGAGTACCACACGGGCTACCGCGCCTTCTCCCGCCACCTGCTGGAGACCCTGGACCTCTCCCCCACGTCCAACGACTTCGTCTTCGACAACCAGATGCTGGCGCAGGTTATCTACGCCGGTTTCGAGGTCGCCGAGGTGAGCTGCCCCACCCGCTACGAGCCCGACTCCTCGTCCATCAACTTCAAGCGCAGCTGCATCTACGGTCTCGGCTGCCTGCGCACCGGCCTGGACTTCCGGCTCTGCAAGCTCGGCTTCAAGGAGCACCCGCTCTTCCCGCCGGATCTCAAGAAGAGGAAGAATCCCAGCTGCAAGGCGTAAGAGAACGTAATGCTCACCCTGCTGCGCGCTCTGTGGACTCTGATCCGATGGGTCTTACTCACCGTTCTGCTGGTTGAGCTCTGCTCCTTCGCCGTCATCACCGTTTCCAACCTCGTGATCTACGGCAATCTGCGCGAAGGGAGCCGCGTCTACTACGATCCCTATACCCTCTTCCTCAACCTGGAGGGTCCGAAAAAGACTGTTCCGCAGCCGGAGTCGCCGAAGTCCATCATCTGGTGCTTTGGCGGCTCCACCATGCGCGGGCAGACGGACAACCCTGCAGCAACCATCCCCAGCTTTCTCGCCAGAAAGCTGAGCGCCGACGGACATGACGGCGTGCTCGTCCGCAACTGGGGCGAGGACTCCTTCAACAGCCTGCTGGAAGCCAACTACCTGCAGAAGCTCTCCATCGAGCAGAATGAAACGCCCGACCTGATCGTATTCTACGACGGCGCCAACGAAAGCGTGTACTTCTCGCAGTACCGCACGCCATACGCACACCACGGCTACCGCCGTCTCAGGGCGCTCATAGAGAGCTATCACCGGAGCGCGTTCGGGCTGCTCAAGCCGATCAACGCCGCGGTCCAGGCTTCGTTCACCAAGGAGCTTGTAGACAAGTTCAAGCAGGTGGCAGTGCCCGTCGACAAGGACGACCCTGCTTTCATCATGTTCGCGAATCTGGTGGAGCAGCGCTACGCCCGTCTTGCACAGGAAGCGCAGTATCGCGGCGCCCAGTTCGCCGTGGTCTGGCAACCAGCCATGTGGGCGGAACATGGAGATGTCGCACCGGCGGTCAAGGCGCTGGAGCAGGACCATTTCATCAATACCGAGCGGTTCGGCACAATGCGGTCCAACTTCCAGACCGTATACAACACGCTGCGCTCCCGGCTGGGCAAACACGACTTCTTTGTCGATTTCTCCAACGCCCTTGTCGACAGAACCGAGGCGGCGTACCAGCCCGATGGCGTGCATCTGACGGATGCAGGCCGGGAGATGGTCGCAACGAAGCTCGCACCGGTGGCGCTGGAGTACATGTCGCGCTCAACGCGCTACAGAAAGCGCCTGCAGGCGACCGCGAATCCTGCGGGGCAACAGGCACCCTTGCAGTCTCCCGGATCGGATCGGCCAGACGCTCCTGCCCCTACCGCTCCTCCGGCGGAGACGGCCCCGGCTGCGCAGTAAGCCACCTGGCTGCCGCCCTCCTCTACTCTTCATGGCCGCGGGCAACGCCCGCACCTCTTCCAAACGGCCCAAGCGGGATTTCAGATCGGCCATTGCCGGATGCGCACGCCGGGAACCTTCCTCAGCAAAAGGAAACGGCGCCTTGCGGCGCCGTGTGGTGGCCTTACTTGGCGGCTGCCTCGCGCCGTCTGGTGGCGCACAGCGGCAGCTCCTGTCCGCCGGACAGGAGCACCACCCCGTCGATGCGGTTGCCGTTGTCGCTGATGGTACCCTTGAAGGAGTGGCCGCTGCCGTGAATGCCGGTGATGGTGTTGCCGTGAATCAGCCCGGCGATATGATAGGTGGTTTTACTGCCCAAGGGGCTGATGCTGTAGACCACGCCGAAGATGCGGTTGGCGAGCCCTTCGTGCACGGCCTCCGTGCCCTGCTCCAGATGCGCCTCCAGCCTGACGGCCAGGAACTGGCCCTCCCAGACTCCGGTCACGTTCCAGGGCGTGGGCGGGGCCTGCGTGTTCTTGGCTGCCTGCAAGGGTGTGCCTGTCGCGCCAAGGATGACGCACAGTGCCAGTATGGCTATGGCCAGAAATCGAAAAGAAAGAGATGGGCGTTTCATTTCGTCTCCTTTGAACGCCCGGCGCGTTGCGCCGCCGAACGGATGTCGATGAGTCTTTGATGCGGTCCTATCCGCTCTCCGGGAAAACGCTCCTCGTCGAGAAGCGCAAACTGCCCATGCGCCTGTTGCACCACATCGACTATGTATTCGTCAAATGGGGCGAAGAACGGCACGCCGCCGCGGTAGGTGTCGGAGCGGTGCGGTGGTTTGGGCGCCGTCTTGGGCGCGCCTAGCGATTCCGCTACGCTGGCGATGGGTTCCGCAGCCCAGGAGGCCCACCCCGGTAGACCGAGCGCTTGGGACAGGGGCATGTACTCCTTGGCCGGATGCAGGAACTCCGGGCTGTAGTTGCGGTCGTCCACGACCAGGTAGTCGATGCCCTCTTCCTGGCACATGCGAATGATGGCCTCGGCGTCGTCCGAGTAGTAGGCGCCGAAAATCTTGTACAGCCGGGGCTCTACCTTGTCCCACAACCCCACGCACCACGGCTGGGACGTCTCGAACGTGGCGTAGACCCGGCGGCGGCCAAAGGTCAGCACATCATCCATAAGCGCGGGATGGCCGGCAATCACGGCATCCTTGTCCGTGCGGCGCACGGCCTCGTACAGCGGCGCGTACTCCTCGTAATGGTAGAGCCCTTCCCCCTGCAAGCGCGCGCCTGCGAGCATTGCCAGGGCGAGGACCAGGACTGCGCCCGCCACGCGCCAGTTGCGTCCTGTGGCTAACCGGGCCGTGGCTGCTCCCAGGGGGATGCCCAGTGCGAGGCACCAGAGTATATGCACGCTGTACTCGATGTACCGCTCCGGCAAGAACAGCTTGAGCAGCACAAGGCTCGACACCCAGTACAGCAGCAGCGAGGCGGCAATGATGGCCGCAATGGACGCCGAGTTGCGCGCCGCCGTGCGCCACGGCGCCTTACGCACAGTCATGAGCAGTAGTATGCCAAAGCAGACAGCGGCCACACCGCCCAGAGCCGGCCCCCAGACCTGGAAAGGCATGAGCTTTTCCAGCGGGCTGAGCAGCGCCAGCTTGAAAAGCGAAGGCGTGGGGAAGATGTCCAGCCGACCTGCGTCCGTAAAAATGACGCGGCCGACCATGTTCGCCTTGCTTATCAGCGGGCCGAACCCTGCCGCAGTGAGAGCGAGATTGAACGCCAGGGTGACGGCCCCGCCCACGGCAAAGGCCGCAGCGATGGTGATGGTGCTCGCGCCGGCCGGCAGCGCCTTCTGCTTGCCATGGGTCATGTCCCACAGCCAGGCCAGGCCGAACGCCCCGGCGCACAGGGCGAAGATGTATGGAATGAACAGCGCCTCCAGCACGAGGCAGAGCAGCGCCAGCCGGCCGCGATCCGCCGTCCACGCCCAGAGCAGGCAGACCAGCAACGGGCCTGCAAATGCGCGGGCCAGGCCGCCGGAAATGTTGTGCAGAAAGTATGGGTGGAGCCAGAACACGGCCAGCGCGGCGAACCCAATGTAGCGGCCCAGACTGCCGCCGCCGACGATGCGTCGGGCCAGGCCGAAAACCGCCCCGCCCATGAGCGTGTACAACGCGCCGGCCACGAACTTGGAGACGATGAGAGGATCGCCCCCGAAGAGTGCAAACAAGCGGTACAACCCGCGCACGCCCCACGAGACGTACTGCGCCGAAAACTGGGTCAGGATATCGCGGGGGGAGTAGAGCTGCGGATCGATCCAGGAGCGCATCCAGAAAAGCTGCTGGCGCACGTCGTCGTTGACGACAAAGGGATCGAACAAAAATCGCCCGTGGGCGATGAGAAAGATGAACGCCGTAATCGCAAACGCCGCCGGGAGGTCCCGGCGGCATGTGTCAAATGTCGTTGTCTGTTCTGCCTTAGGAGTTCCGAGCATGTATGGCCATGGAATCCCGGCTCGCACCGTCTGCGGAAAGTGCCGGCAGCCCGGGCCGTCATGCGGCGGCGGACTGCAATGGCCGCTGGACGGCGGCTACTTCTTGATGACGACCTCGACCTTGAACCCTTCGCGCAGCAGCAGGTCGGGGTTCGGCGCGGTCAGCTCCACTTCATAGTAGGAGGGCTGGTCCAGGCCGGGCGAAATGGGGGTGAGGGCGATGTAGCTGACCTCGGCCGGGAACTTGCGGTCCGGATAGCTGCCGAGAGTGAAGAAGCACTTCTCGCCGGGCACGATGCGGCTGGCTTCGAGCTCGAAAAGATGTGCGCGTATGACCATGGGATCGAGCACGCCCACGATGGCCACATTCACATTCTTGGGAACTTCCTGGCCAACATAGAGGTCAGGGTTCAGGCGGAGCACGTGCCCGTCAAACGGCGCAATCGCAGACACGACCTTGGGCACGTGATCGAAGTCGACCTCGTCGCTGAGAACATCCTTCAGGTTCTCCACCCGGTCCTCAATGGCGGACCTGGTGTTGTCGTACGTACGCGCAATGGATTCACGCTTGCGCTGGAGCAGATCGAGTTTGGTGCGCTGCTGCTTGACCGTAGCTGGAGCGGCAAAGTCGTTGTCCGCAAGCACCTGAATCTCATTCATATCCTGCCGCGCCTGCTGGATTTGCGCATCGATTTCGGCAAGCTGGGTCTTGATGTCGAGAAGCGGCTCGGTGGAGACGCTATCCAAAAACTGCTTATACGCTACATCCAGCAGTTCGACGGTCACCAAAGGCTGATCCTCCTTCACCGGGTCACCGACCTTGACCAGGATGTCCTTGATCTTGCCGGCGCCGGTGGTGGCGACATCCTGCTTGCGCGAGCTGTAAACCTTGCCCTGGAAAATGATGTCGTCAGGATTGAGCCCATCCTTATCCGTGGGGGTCAGCTGCTGTTGCGTATCCGTGGTCATGGCAGTGCCGTTATCCGTCAGCTGCGTCATGGCCGAGTGCTCCGAGGCGTTCTGCTCCGTTGCATTGCCGGTGGAAGCAGTCTGGTTCTGAGCGAACGCAGGAACGCACAGCACGGCAACCACCACAGCGGCGGCAACCATTACCCTGAGATTAATGAGAATATTGTGCAGCATCGACATAGGATGTATAGAGATGTCCGGTGAACTTCCGGAATTCGAACAGCTTGAGGTCATATTCAAACTCCTTGGAAAGAAGAACCGTGCGCGCGCTGAGGCTATCTTGAAGCGCACCGATGTACTCGGGGAACGGCAATGATCCCGATTTGAATTGGATTTCCGCCTTCTGCTTTTTCAGCGCGTCTATCTCCGCTTCGTTGTGAGCGAGCTTCAAGTTTGTGGCCAGCTTGAGGGCGTCGTTGCGCATATCAAGGAAATCAGACCGAAACTCCAGCGTCTTGGTGCGGTATTCCGCGCGGACTTTCCGGATGCCCCTCTTTTCGCGGACAACGTTGCGGTAGCGCTCTCCCCAGTCCCAGAGTGGAACGACGAACCCGATGGTCGCCATGTAGACGTCATTGTTCGAGCGCGATGAGTACTCCCTGTTTATTCCGAAGGAGTACTGGGGAAAATACTTGGCATATGCAAGCGTGAGCTTGTCTTTCTGCAACAAGACATCGATGCGCCTTTGCTTGAGCTCGATGGAGTTCTCAATGGCGTACTCCAGCGAGACATTACGAAAGTCGAAGTCTCGAAGCAGCTGTTTTCTGGCATCCTTGAGATCGAGGGTCACCGCCTGCTCGGGCATGAGCCCCAGAAAACCTTTGAGCCTGTCCAGCGCCACCAGTCTGTCGGAGTCGGCCTGGTCGCGTTTCTGCTGCGCTTCCTTGAGCGCCTTGTCCGCAATAAGCACGTCCAGGGCGAGGCCCCAGCCCTCGTTGTAGCGTTTGGTTGCGAAGGCCTTGTTCTGGTTGGCCAGCTCCACGCCCTTGACGTAGTTTTGCTTGAGCTTGTCCAGAAAATTCAGTGTCATGTAGACCTTGCCGATGCTTCCGAAAACATCGTCGATCACTGACAGATGCTCAAGCACGGCATAGTCGGTCAGGAGCTGCTTGGACTCGATGGAAAAATATGCGCGGATAGGATCGTAACTGCCAAAAGAAAAATTGAACGAGAACGGCTTACTGGTACGATCGTCCGGGTTGTTCAAACGGATGTTGGACGTCAGGTAGAAGTCCGGCAGCAGATCGGCGCGCGTATCCCAGACATCGAGCCGCTTGACCTTGATCTCCACGGCACTGGAGACGAGCTGCGGCGATTGCTGCAGGGTAAGGCGCAACGCATCGTCGAATTTCAGGGGCTCTGTAGGAACGATGGGCGCCACGTCCTCCTCGTTTTCGTCGGCAGCCAGACCGGGCGAAGCGAGGACGCACAACAACACCAGTACGAGTGGAACCAACCGTACGAGTATGTACGCGAGGTTTCGAAGCAAGCGGGGAATAAGCGTCACGAGGATGTCCTGATCAGCCTTCAATGAGATTGCCATCGCGCAGGACACATTGCCTCGTGCACTGCTCGGCGACGTCGGGATCGTGAGTTACAACCACCATTGCCGTCTGGCTATCCTTCACGAATTCGCGGAAATAGCTCATTACCAGATCGCTATGTTTGAGGTCAAGCTGACCTGTCGGTTCATCGGCGAAGATAATCTGCGGCCTGTTGACCAGCGATCTGGCGATGGATACGCGCTGCTGCTCACCACCGGAGAGCCTGTTGGCTGGATGGTGGATGCGGTGCGTCAAGTTCACGCGTTCCAGGGCCTCTTCGATCATCTCTTTACGTTTGCGGCGGGGAACGCCGCCGTACATCAACGGGAACTCCAGGTTCTCATACACGGTAGTGTGTTCGAACAGGTTACAGCTCTGGAAAACAAAGCCGGCAAACTTGCGCCTGAACTGCGCCTGCTGGCTTCTGGTCAGCCGGGCCACCTCTTCGCCCAGGGCCATGTAGCTGCCGGAGCTTGCCGAGAGCAGAAGGCCGAGGATGAAAAGAAAGGTGGACTTGCCCATGCCGGAAGGTCCCATGATGGAGACCATCTCTCCAGGAAAGACGTCGAGATCCACGCCCTTGAGTATCTCAATGCTCTCGGAGCCTGTCTCGTAGCTCTTTCGTAGATCGCGGACCTTGATCAGCGGTTCCATGGTGATGCGTTCCGTATCGTTTCCCAAACGAGGCTATTCGTATCGGATGGCGGCGACTACGTCCATACGCGCAGCGGACAGTGAAGGATAGAAGCCCGCGCCGATGCCGATAAAGAGAGCAAAGGCGATGCTGGCTGCGCCATAGACGTAGAACTGGTCGAGCGGCGGCGAGGAGTGCAGAATATGCGCGGCCGCCAGAACGCCGGCGTACCCCAGCCCCACGCCGAGTATGCCGGCGGTCAGACTGAGGCAGGTCGATTCGGAAAGGAACTGGATCATGATGTCCCAATCCTCGGCGCCCATTGCCTTTTTCAGGCCGATTTCACGCGTTCTGGACTTCACCGCGGTCATCATGCCGTTCCAGATACCGAAGCCGCCCAGACCCAGGGTGGCCACGATGGAGAAGTAGACGAACATCTCCACCCACCAGACGATGCGCTTGATATGCTTGAGCGGCTCCCAGGCCACCTCCACCGTGAGGGTATTGGCATTCTGGTGCTGCTTGATGACCTGGGGCAGGGCCGCCGCCACCAGGGGCACGTCGTCCCAGGTGTTGCAGCGGATGTAGAGCCGCCGCGGCAACAGGTTGAACATACGTGCGCGCAGGGTGTTCAGCGGTACATAGGCCCATTTGGCGCGGTCGATCTGGTTGCCGGGGTCCAGCGTGCCGACGATATGGTAGAGGGCCGAGTTGATCATGACCCGCTCACCCACCACATCGGTACGGCCGAAAATCTTTTCCGCGGCCAGCTCGCCCAGCACGACGACGCGGTGGCGCTTCTCCTGGGCCTCTGCCCCGAAGAGCTCGCCCTGTGTGGCTTTTATGCCCATCACCGTCCAAAAGTTCTCATCCACGCCGAACATGGGGATGTTCACTTCGCGGTCGTCCTGGGTGGTCTGCCCGGCCGCCAGGGTCAGCAGGGTCGTACCGTTCACGCCGGGAATCTGGTCTACGGCATCCACTGTAACGTCATGGAACCACTCGGGACGGGCCATCTGGGACTCGCTGGTGGAGCCCTGCTCGAAGAATGCCTTGATGATGGTCGCGCCGCCCAGGAGGTCCAGGTCCTTGTTCAGGTTGGACTTGACCTCCTCGCCCATGGTCAGAATGACGATGAAGCCGGCCGTGCCAAGGGCAATAGACAGCAGAACGCCCAGGTAGCGCTTGTGCTGTCTTATGACTTGGCGGAAGCTTACGCGTAAGAGGTCGCTGGTTTGCAGCATGTCTGGCGACAAATCCGTATAGAACGGCTCGTATTCATTCGTTACCGGTAACAGTAATTACCGTACGGGAAGACCGCCCGGGGGCGCCTTCCTCAAGAAAAGCATGCCATCGCAGGAGAGTTCGTTGTCGGCGCGGCCGCTATGGAGCGGTCGGGGGGGTGTCGCCGGGCTGTTCCGGCGACGTCATGGCGCCCTCGGAGTCGACATCCTGCTTGCAGATACCGTACTTGTGCGCGACATCGGACAGGGCATCGAGCACCTTCTCAATATGCTTGTCCTCGTGCGTGCTCATGAAAGCAGTACGGATAAGTGCATGGTTCCAGGGAACCGCCGGGTACACGGCCGGCAGCGCAAAAACGCCGCGCGCGAACAGCTCCCGCGAAATCTTCATCGCCTTGAGTTCGGACCCGACATGAATAGGGATGATAGGCGAATCATTGTCGTCCACGCACAGGCCGATCTCCTTGAGTCCCTTGCGGACCTTGCGGTTGACCTCCCACAGGCGTTCCACACGCTCGGGCTCCTTCTCCAGAATGTCGATACACTGGATCACAGCGGCTGCGCTTGCCGCGGGCAGCGCGGCGGAGAAAATAAGGGTCTTGGAATCGTTCCTCAGGAAGGCGAGCACGTCCTCGTTGTCGGAGGCAATGAAGCCGCCAATGGAGGCCATGGCCTTGCTGAAGGTGCCCATGATGAAGTCGACCTTGTCGGTTACGCCGAAATGGTTGGCCGTGCCGCGGCCGTGGCTGCCCATGACGCCCAGCCCGTGCGCGTCGTCCAGATAGACGATGAGCTCGGGGAAGTCCTCCTTGAGCTTGACCAGCTGGTCGAGCACGGCGACGTCGCCGGACATGCTGAACACGCCTTCTGTAATAAGGAAGGCAGAGGCCTCCGGGTACTTCTCCATGGCGCTTGCCAGACGGCGGTGCGCTTCGGCAGCGTCGTTATGGGCGAAGTAGGTGATGCGGGCGCGCGAGGCCTTGCACCCTTCCATGATCGAGGCGTGATTTTCCTTGTCGAAGAGAATCAGGTCGTCAGGCTGCATCAGGCTCTTGATGGAGCCCAGATTGGTAAGGAAGCCCGTGGTGTGGACCACGGCCTTCTTCTTGCCCACGAACGCGGCGAGCCGCTCTTCCAACTCGTCATGGAGCGTCATGTTTCCGGAAAGGAAGCGGGAGCCGCCAGGGCCTGTGCCCCAACGGTCGATGGCGTCCTTGGCTCGCTCCACAACGCGCGGATCATGCGTCAGACCGAGGTAGTCGTTGGAGCCTGCCATGACAAGCTCTTTACCATCCACCTCCACCACAGGTCCCATGGAACGGGAGACTGGCTGGAAGTAGGCGTACAGTCCGGTCTGTTGTACGCCCTCGACCTGCTTCATGTATGGCGCTATGCGTTCTGCTATTTTCATGCTGGCAATTGTGTCCTGATGTGGGAGTTCTATCTCGCGGCGCCGGGGCCACGCGCGGGGTTCGGGGCCTCTCGCAGCGGCAGGTTCCTTGCGGAGCGTCGTTTACCGTAACGTCAAAAGATTCCGCTCTGCTATGGAATGTCGTTTACGCGGAGCGGTGCGTCTGTCCGATGCGGGAACTGCAGCTCCCGGAAAAACAACACGGCGCTTGCGCGTACTGGTTGACGATGCCTGCCCGTTACGTCGCGAACGAATGTGGGTTTCTACACGGCCCCACTTCGCCTTGTCAACAACGCGCACGCCTCTTCCAAACCATTTGCGATTCCATGTAATTCATTGCTCTTACCCTGTTCCAACGCTCCACGCAAGGAAACTTGAACCCAGCGAAATCTCGAATTTTATCCATTTTTGCAGCATGCCAGCCTCATATTCTTCGCCAACTATTTCAGACAGTGCTTGCGCTCCACGGCCCTCTGTCTGTAAGAACACCCTCGACGACCACTTGCCCCCGGCGCAAAGGTAGTATACTGCGCCTTTTTCCATTGCAGGGCACATCCAACGTCAGGCTTTTCATGACAGATACGCAATCTTCTGCAGGCGCATCCCACCGGATATTCCGGAAGTTCGCCTATCTCTTCAGCGCGCACGGGATACGTCAGGCTCTCGAGACCGTATTCCTCATATATCTGGCGCGGCACTCCTCGGAGACCTACGGCCAGTTCATGCTTGCCATCTCCGTGGGACAGATCATGCTTTTTGTGGCCGAGTTCGGCCTCAACCAGCACCTTGCCACCCTGCTCGCCCGCAAGAAGCATTACCCTTCTGTCATCCTCATGC from Oceanidesulfovibrio marinus includes:
- a CDS encoding aminotransferase class I/II-fold pyridoxal phosphate-dependent enzyme, which gives rise to MKIAERIAPYMKQVEGVQQTGLYAYFQPVSRSMGPVVEVDGKELVMAGSNDYLGLTHDPRVVERAKDAIDRWGTGPGGSRFLSGNMTLHDELEERLAAFVGKKKAVVHTTGFLTNLGSIKSLMQPDDLILFDKENHASIMEGCKASRARITYFAHNDAAEAHRRLASAMEKYPEASAFLITEGVFSMSGDVAVLDQLVKLKEDFPELIVYLDDAHGLGVMGSHGRGTANHFGVTDKVDFIMGTFSKAMASIGGFIASDNEDVLAFLRNDSKTLIFSAALPAASAAAVIQCIDILEKEPERVERLWEVNRKVRKGLKEIGLCVDDNDSPIIPIHVGSELKAMKISRELFARGVFALPAVYPAVPWNHALIRTAFMSTHEDKHIEKVLDALSDVAHKYGICKQDVDSEGAMTSPEQPGDTPPTAP